The Paraconexibacter algicola genome includes the window CTCGACACGACCCCCGACGACGTCGACGACCGCTCGGCCGTCGACCTGCTCGTCGAGCGCACCGACGAGGCGCTGACCCGCGTCGGCCGACGGCTCGCCGAGCGCGGCCTGATCCGCGCGATGCGCGAGAGCCTCGAGCCGCTGCGCCCCGTCGCGATCGAGGGGCTCGACGTCGACGCGCAGGTCGAGCCGGCAGGGCCGGGCCTCGCGGTCGGCGGCGACTTCGTCGACAACGTCGTGTTCTCCGACGGCACGTCCGGGGTCGTGCTCGGCGACGTGACGGGCAAGGGGCCGCGCGCCGCCGCGCTCACCGGTCTCGTGCGGCACACCGTGCGGGCCTGCGCGCGCCTCAGCGCGTCGCCGTCGCAGGCGCTGGAGCTCGTGAACCTCATGCTGCTGGACGTGCCCGACCGGCGCCGGTACTCGGCGCTGACGCTCGGCCAGGTCCTCGGCCCCGCCGACGGCGCCGGCCTGCGGGTGCGGTTCGCGCTCGCGGGCAGCCCGCCGCCGGTCGTGCTCCGCGACGGCGGCGACGCCCGGGTCGAGGGTGCGCCCGGCACGCTGCTCGGCGCGACCGACACGCCGACGTTCACCGACTCCGAGGTCACGCTCGGCCCCGGCGAGGTCGTGGCGTTCTTCTCCGACGGCGTCTCCGAGCCGCTGGGCGGTGGCGTGCAGGCCAGCGAGCGGCTCGCGGAGCTGCTGCGCGGCGTGCCGACCGGGGCGGTCGATGTCACGGCCGCGATCCTGCGCCACGGCAACGCGCTCGAGGGCCCCGTGACCGACGACCGGGCCGTGATCGCGCTCGGCCCCGGTCGGTAGACGGCTCGCGCGCCACGTCCGCGGCGGGAACGCGGTCAGTCTGCCCGGCCGCGATGTCCGTCGGATAACGTCGGGTGTCAGATGCACGTGCGTGCCGAAGCCCTGCGCCCCGACCGGGTGCTCGTCAGCGCCTCCGGGCCACTCGACCTCGCCACGGCGCCGCGCCTCGCGGACGTCCTGCGGGCCGAGTCGCCGGGACGCAACGTCATCGTCGACCTCAGCGACGCGACGTTCATCGACTCCACCGGTCTCGCGGTGCTGCTGAACGCGTCCCGCCGCGCGGTCGCGCGCAGCACCTACCTCGTCGTCGTCTGCCCGCAGGGACCGGTGCTGCGCATGTTCGAGCTGGCGCTCCTGCTCGAGACGCTGCGGGTCGTGGACTCCGTCGCCGCGGCGCTCGACGCGCTCGACGCCGCCGAGAACGGCCCGTACCGCCCGGTCTGAGTCACCGCCCGTCCCGCCGGGGCGGTGTGACAGAGTTGGCGCGTGTCCGAGGTCCGGGAACCGGCAGTCGACGGCGCGCTCGCCATCCTGCTGGTGGAGGACGACGAGGGCGACGCGCTCATCGTGCAGGAGGAGCTCGAGCTCGCCGGCAGCCGTCACGCGGTCACGCACGTCCGCACGCTCGCCGACGCGCAGGCGCACCTCACCGCCGCGCGACCGGACTGCGTCCTGCTCGATCTCGGGCTGCCGGACTCCCGCGGCTTCGACGGGCTCGCGGCGCTCCAGCGGCTGACGGACGCCGCGTTCGTCGTGCTCACCGGCCTGGCCGACGCCGACCAGGGCATCACCGCGCTGTCGCACGGCGCCCAGGACTACCTCGTGAAGGGAGCGGTCGACGGCCCGCTGCTGCTGCGCGCCGTCCGCTACGCCGTCGAGCGCCGCGCCGCGGAGCGCTCCACCACCGCGCTGCGCGAGGCGGAGATCGCCGCGCTGGAGAACGCGCGCCTGGAGCGGGGGCTGCTGCCCACGCCGCTCGTGCGCGACCCGGCGGTCCGCGTGCACACCGCATCCCGTCCCGGGCGGCGCAGCGGCGTGCTCGGCGGGGACTTCTACGACGCGGTCGAGACCGACGACGGCCGCCTGCTGCTGCTCATCGGCGACGTCTGCGGGCACTCCGCCGACGAGGCGGCGCTCGGGGCCAGCCTGCGGATCGCGTGGCGCGCGCTCGTGCTCAGCGGCGTCCCGACCGAGGAGACCTTCACCGTGCTCGACCGGGTCCTGGCGTGCGAGCGGCACGACCCGACGATCTTCGCCACCGCGCTGATGCTCGCCGTCGAGCCCGACCATCGCACCGCCCGCGCGTGGGTGGCCGGCCATCCCCGCCCGCTGCTGCTGGGGCCGGGAGCCGCCGAGCAGCTCGCCGCCCGCGCGCAGCCCCCGCTGGGCACGGGCTTCGTCACCCGCTGGGACGCCAGCGCGCTGACCCTCCCGGCGTCGTGGTCGCTGCTGCTGTTCACCGACGGGCTCTACGAGGGCTTCGACGACCCGCACGGGAGCGGGGAGCGGCGGCTCGGCGAGACCGGCCTGGCGCGCCTCGTCGACGCGCAGCCGCCGCGGGACCGCGACGACCTGCTCGGGCTCGTCGCCGCGGTGGAGGAGCGCAACGGCGGACCGCTGACCGACGACGTCGCCGCGCTCCTGGTGTCGGTCGGCTGATGCGGCGCGGCACCCTGACCACCGGGCGCGCGTTCGCGATCGCCGCGACGCTCCTGGCCACGGTCGCGGTGCTGTTCCTCGTCGTCGGGGCGCTCGCCCTGAACGGCCTGCAGGACGCGCGCGTGCAGCTCGTCGACCGCGTCGATCCCGCCCGGGTCGCGGGCGGCGATCTCACCGTGGCGCTGCTGGACGAGGAGACCGGGGTGCGGGGCTACGTGCTGACCGCGCGCGAGTCGTTCCTCGAGCCGTTCCGTCGCGGCGAGCGCGCCGAGCGGGACGCCCAGCAGCGGCTGTCCGGGCGCATCCGCCAGATCGGGGATCCGGCGGCCGCCGCTGCGCTGCGCCGCGTGCTCGCCGCCGCGGACCGCTGGCGCGAGACCTACGCGCGACCGGCGATCGCGGCCGCCCGGCGCGGCGACGCGGGCAGCCGTGAGGTCACCACGGTCACCGAGGGCAAGGCGCGGTTCGACCGCGTCCGCGCCGCGCTGCGCGGCCTGCAGTCCGAGCTGCAGCGCGTGCGCACGGCCGCCCGCACGGACCTGCGCGACAACGCCGGGACGGTCAACGGCGTCGTCTACGGCTTCGGGATCCTGCTGCTGCTGAGCCTCGTCACCACGGCGGTCGGGCTGCGCCGCGGGCTCACCGCGCCGCTCGGGCGGCTCGGCCGCCAGGTGCGCATCGTCGCCGACGGCGACTTCGCCGCGCCGGTCACGGTCGCGGGCCTCGCGGACATCCGCCGGCTCGGCCAGGACGTCGACTCGATGCGCGAG containing:
- a CDS encoding STAS domain-containing protein, with translation MHVRAEALRPDRVLVSASGPLDLATAPRLADVLRAESPGRNVIVDLSDATFIDSTGLAVLLNASRRAVARSTYLVVVCPQGPVLRMFELALLLETLRVVDSVAAALDALDAAENGPYRPV
- a CDS encoding PP2C family protein-serine/threonine phosphatase, with product MSEVREPAVDGALAILLVEDDEGDALIVQEELELAGSRHAVTHVRTLADAQAHLTAARPDCVLLDLGLPDSRGFDGLAALQRLTDAAFVVLTGLADADQGITALSHGAQDYLVKGAVDGPLLLRAVRYAVERRAAERSTTALREAEIAALENARLERGLLPTPLVRDPAVRVHTASRPGRRSGVLGGDFYDAVETDDGRLLLLIGDVCGHSADEAALGASLRIAWRALVLSGVPTEETFTVLDRVLACERHDPTIFATALMLAVEPDHRTARAWVAGHPRPLLLGPGAAEQLAARAQPPLGTGFVTRWDASALTLPASWSLLLFTDGLYEGFDDPHGSGERRLGETGLARLVDAQPPRDRDDLLGLVAAVEERNGGPLTDDVAALLVSVG
- a CDS encoding sensor histidine kinase; the protein is MRRGTLTTGRAFAIAATLLATVAVLFLVVGALALNGLQDARVQLVDRVDPARVAGGDLTVALLDEETGVRGYVLTARESFLEPFRRGERAERDAQQRLSGRIRQIGDPAAAAALRRVLAAADRWRETYARPAIAAARRGDAGSREVTTVTEGKARFDRVRAALRGLQSELQRVRTAARTDLRDNAGTVNGVVYGFGILLLLSLVTTAVGLRRGLTAPLGRLGRQVRIVADGDFAAPVTVAGLADIRRLGQDVDSMRERIVLEVDRVRAANEELQEQQHALERSNAELEQFAYVASHDLQEPLRKIASFGQLLQRRYGGQLDERADQYLEFQVDGARRMQTLINDLLAFSRVGRLTDAREAVDLTAVVAQVQLALAAAVEESGARIEVGDLPVVQGEPGLLTLLLQNLVANGIKFRRPDVPPRIVLSARVADGMHEITCADNGIGIEEEYAERIFVIFQRLHTREAYEGTGIGLSLCRKIVEHHGGRIWLDTTAPGPGTTLRFTLPIDQEPTP